In Camelus dromedarius isolate mCamDro1 chromosome 7, mCamDro1.pat, whole genome shotgun sequence, the sequence GGTTTTTCAGAGTCCTTTTCCATAAAAGGAATATACTTGAAACACATCCCAGTCAGGTGAGATGAGATTGCTAACATACatacagaactaaaaaaaaaaaaaaaaaaaaaaaaccaaaaaacaaaaacaaaaacccaggtcAATTTCATCTTTTAAACGCCTAAAGGTCACGTCTCTTGGCAGTCCATTCTCCCTACCACCTACTGCATAACTGCCAGGAATTTGCTTTCCTCCGCAAGGGAGGTCAGCAGCGAGCTCATGTCCCCGATGGCCATGTTGGTGGTGCTCACGGACAGCGGGAGGGACGCTCGTGGCGTCGTGAGGCGGGAGGAGCTATGAGAGAGGTTCTGAATGATGCTCGGGCTCAGGGCTCCCGACATCAGGCTGGCGTGGTCCGCATCGTCGATGATAGCGTCAAAGTCAATCTGCACCCCTTCCAGGTCATGGCTGTCGAGGCTGTCAACTGTGCTGGTCACCTGGTTAGCACCTGGGGAAAGTAATTCCGAGTTTTCGGCGCTGGCCCCCTGGAGCAGGCAGTTGGCTTCCGAAATGGAGAAGGAACCAGTCTTCATGTCTTGCTGACTGAAGCCAACGGTTTGGTCATAGAACTGACCAGAGTAACTCTGCATGTTGGGACAGAGCTGATGGGCTTGCCCTGGCATCTCCATCTTGATGCCGTTCACCCTGCAGGTCTGACTTGTGTCACTGAGCTGTCCCGGCTGCAGAGCCAGGCCGCCCCTCGGCCCAGCCTGGCGCCGGCCGCCCCCGTAGCCGGCCCACGGCTGGTAGCCCCTGACCGCGGCCAAGCCTGGTGGCTGGCCGCCGACGCCGGGAGGCCCTGGCAGGCTGCTCTCCAGGCCCTGGTAGTTGTGGATGTGTGAGGTAGCACTACCCTGCCCTAGCATGTGCTGCCCGGGGCGGCTGGCCCCCTGGTGGTGCACGCTGTCGACCAGAAGCTGATGAGCCAGGTACCCCTGTCCCACTGGGTCTTGGGTGGGCACCCCGCTCACCGTGCTGCCAGCTGGCTCACTGGGCGCCCCGGGCAGGCCAAAATCAGCCTGGCTCCCGCTCCCTTGCACGGGGGCGCTTTTCAGCTTTGCCGCCTGAAGCCCGGCCCCGCAGGCCGCATCCAGCGAGCTGGGGACGCCGGGCTGCCTGGTCAGGCAGTTCCCGTACTGCTGGGCCTTGTAGGTCTGTTCGTGGAAGGCGGCTCCGTTGGGGCCAACCCCGCCGCTGTGGCTCACCAAGTGCTCCGCGCCACCGAAGGGGCCGTCGTGCTCCCCGAGGGTCGGATACCCTCCCGCGGGGCCGGCCCCACCCCTCAAGGGATTCTGTGGGTGGACGCCCGGGTGGCTGTACATCCCGAAGCCTCGGGCCGGCTGCCCCGCGGGCCGCTGGCCGCACTTCAGCTTGGAGGAGGACAGGTCGGCGCTGCCCGAGCTGACTTCGTTCCACTGAATGGGCAGGTCGGACTTGCTGGCATCAGGGCAGGGCGGCTCCAGCCCGCGGTACTGCTGGTTGGCGTGGCCGGCGGGCAGCCCGAGCGGGTCAAAGTCGCCGGGCCCGGTCCCCAGGCCGAGCCCGTGGGGCACTTTGCTGTCATCGGAGATGGCACTCGGGAAGGGGTGCTCGTACCCCGCCTGGTGCTGGGAATTCAAATACTGCACCACGTCATCGGGCAGGAGGTCCTCATCGGGCAGGTTCACGTCGGGGTCCATGGTCAGGGACTCCAGAGTGACGTTCTCAGTAATGCTCGGGGGACAGGGCGACGAGTGGAAGTGGCGGGGCGGGCCCCCCTCGGGCCGGGTGTAGTTCTGCAGCACGAGGTTCCGCTTTTCCAGGGACGGAGGCAAGGCCGGAGGGTTGAAGCTGTTAAGGCTGCTGAACCGCTGCACCCGGGGCAGGGAGAGGCTCTCGGAGGCCGTCCGCACTGGGTCGCTGGCCCTTCTCAGGCCGTTGCCCGGCGCgtcctggggcagcaggggccgCCGGCCGTAACCGTGACCGTGCGCCCCGCCGTCGCTGCATCGCCGGGGCGGGTGCACGGGCGGCAGCGTCCCCGCGGGCTCCCTGCCGTCGCCCAGCAGGGCCATGCGGGTCTTGAGGCTCATCCTCTCCATGTTGGGCAGCGGGGTGGGCGGCGGGCCGCCCGTGGCGGCCGCGTACTTGGCCTTCAGGCGGTACTGCTGGGCGGGCGTGAGGCTGAGCAGGCTGGGCAGGCCGTCGCCCTGACTGGCCTCGCTGGAGCGGCGAGAGGCGTCGGTGGAGATGGGGTCGTACGAGTCGGCCACGCTCACGTTCTGGGGCCGCCCCTCGGCCTGGGACGCCTCGCTGGAGCGGCGGCTGGAGAAGCAGGGGGAGATGCCGGAGGAGCGGCGGCTGCTCAGGTAGGCGGAGCTGATGGTGCTGGTGGAGCTGTCCCTCCGGTTGAGCATGTTCAGCATGGTGATGTCCACGCCGGAAAGGTCGCTTctgctggggagaaggggcgTGGGCCCGCCCAAACTGCAGCTGGTACCCGGCTGCGTGCCTGCGGGGAGAGAGGCGTTCATTCCGGGATGGCTTACCACAGGCGTGGACCAGCAGTGACTATGCTCCATTTCTCTGGGTCCCGCCTTGCCTGCCTCCACCCTGAAGCGCCAAAGCACGCAGGTGGAGTCAGGGGATGGGTGAGGCTgggtgccaataaaactttattgatatAGCAGGTGGCAGGCTGTATGTGGCTGACCCCTGGCttaaacaaaacagtaacaactAACTCCCTGGGTGAGTTAAGCTCCTTCACAGGTGTAGTGCAAGGGCCAAATGGAAACTCCAGGGAAGTATACGTATGGTGCTGGAGTTACAGGAAGTCCAGGGGCCAGAAGTGTTCTCGGAGTCTCGTTTCAACACTCGGGGGCTGCCTGTGACATCCCACAAAGGTGTCACGCACCTGATTTGGTGGTGGGGACGTTTACCCTCAGGATACGCTCCAGGTGTGGAGTGTAAgctcagaagcaaaggaaaactgCCAATGGGAAAGGCTGCCAGCCTTTCACCGAACTGAGCCAACGTCAGTCAGAGTGGTCGGTTTCCTCCTGGTTGCAGACTGGAAACCAGTGACAGGTGCCAACCACAGGTGCCTCTGCCACTGGGATTTCCGCACCCTGGCCTCAGAGTTATGATTTCACCATCAGAATATGCCATTCACAGTCTTACTTTTTGTTTCACTACTACCCTCTTACTGCCTGCTTTCAAAATATGAACTCTCCAGAAAGGCAACACGAATATGTTTGGTTCCAGCATCATTTCAGGACCGGTGGGGAAACtagcaaacaaaaacccaaggGCCCGGGTCCTGTCCGTGCTCTGGCTGcatctgaaagaagagaaaagcctGCGCAGACACGAGGTCTGGCTGGAACTCACCATTTCCTATGAGAGGAGAGACCGCAGGGGCTTTGGGGGGTGGAATGGGGTTCAGTCGCGGAAGCACTCCGTTCACTTGTTTGAGCCTTTCTAGCTTGACGTGCTCCATCCATTTGGTCCCTGCCGGGCTCCTCCGGACTTGCAAAGCGAGGGCTGTGGTTGCAGTGGAAATGGTCGAGTCCATGACTGGGGTTTCATCGATGGCACTGAGGTCGCCCACACCACCTCCGTCGGTCAGAGGAAGCTCGAGCCCACTGTTGGAATAGTTGCTGATGGGGGACTGTTGGCTGCTGCATGAAGACTGACCACCAGGGCTTGGCTGAGATGTCTGTGGGGTCAAGGGCGAAGGAAAGAAACGTCACCCGAACGATGAAGACAAGGTGGCCGATGCTGAGGGATCACACAGActcttggggaggtgggggtgatgaGAAGAACTGTGTTCTGGTGAATGGAGGTGGCCTCCCTGGACTGCAGTGACAAGTGGACCAGCAGTGGATGTGCAGTGGGGGGCAGTGGGCAGCAGGGAGTGCCAGATGTGGTGTAACAGCcatggacccccccccccccccagatgcCAACTCTGCAAACACACCTCGTCGGTTCCCAGCCCACCTCCTCCATGACTTTATTCTTTGGGCAAATTCCATAGCCACTctcaacctcagttttcttatccaaTAAATGGGGACCATGTATTTCTCCTAGAGGTTGTTGTAGGGCTTTGATTTGAAGCCCCCAGAGCACACAAAGTTCAAAAAGCCCTGGATAATGGTCACTAATTGGCTTGGAGAGCATTAGCAGTTATAATAACTGCTTTAGTCTTTGGAATATAAATGTGGTCCAGAAGCACACATGACCCCGCTTCCAACCAGCCCCTCTAAATCGTTCAGGGCTGATTCCCCAAGCTGTGGCAACCCTTCCCACTTCTTTCTACATCTTCTTGCTTTGTAGAATTCCAAGCAGGGTGTAGGTAAAGGCAGGGGAAACTGCAGTCACTTGGCTTTTGCTATAGCCAGAAGGGAGTCACCGGGGAAGTGCAGACATCTTCCCAGCCTCTTCATGTGCACCTTGCATTTCACTAGGAGAATCAGGCCGTGCTCCCTAACCCCGCCCAGGTGGGCTGGGTAAGGCAATTCTGCGACTCAATGGGAGCTTAATCTAGTCCACTGGTTCTCAGTCAGGGAAAAGACCCCCTCCAGGGGCCCCTGGCAATAGGGACTGGAAAGCTCACTGTCCTCCCGTCTGGGAGAACTGGAGAAAGTGGCCTGCGCTGAGCAGTCCACACAACCTGGAACGCGTCCATCTAAAATCCCAGTGGTGCCCTGGTGGATTAACAGTCTGAGCCTTTTCGTACAGATAAGAAAAGTGATGTTCAGAGAAGTTCAGTggctgcccaaagtcacaaagtgAAAGGTGTGACAGCCTCGACTCCCAGCTCAGCCCCACTCTGATTCCTCTGCGGCACCCTCTCGAGTGCTACCTAAAAACTGGAGCCTGATAGCAGCCCAAGAGCAGGGAGCAGTAAGTGCACACCTGGAGCCACAGAGCTGCCGGGAAGGGGTCTGGGCACAGGTCTTTCCCCCAGAACCCGTTACACTGTTTCTGTGGCCAAG encodes:
- the GLI3 gene encoding transcriptional activator GLI3 isoform X2 — protein: MQPQSVQGLGKISEEPSTSSDERASLIKKETHGSLPHLAEPSVPYRGAVFAMDPRNGYMEPHYHPPHLFPAFHPPVPIDARHHEGRYHYDPSPIPPLHVPSALSSSPTYSDLPFIRISPHRNPAAASESPFSPPHPYINPYMDYIRSLHSSPSLSMISAARGLSPTDAPHPGVSPAEYYHQMALLAGQRSPYADIIPSAATAGAGAIHMEYLHAMDSTRFPSPRLSARPSRKRTLSISPLSDHSFDLQTMIRTSPNSLVTILNNSRSSSSASGSYGHLSASAISPALSFTYPSAPVSLHMHQQILSRQQSLGSAFGHSPPLIHPAPTFPTQRPIPGIPTVLNPVQVSSGPSESSQNKPTSESAVSSTGDLVHSKRSKIKPDEDLPSPGPRGQQEQPEGTTLVKEEGDKDESKQEPEVIYETNCHWEGCSREFDTQEQLVHHINNDHIHGEKKEFVCRWLDCSREQKPFKAQYMLVVHMRRHTGEKPHKCTFEGCTKAYSRLENLKTHLRSHTGEKPYVCEHEGCNKAFSNASDRAKHQNRTHSNEKPYVCKIPGCTKRYTDPSSLRKHVKTVHGPEAHVTKKQRGDVHPRPPPPRDSGGHSQPRSPGRQTQGALGEQKDLSNTTSKREECLQVKTVKAERPMTSQPSPGGQSSCSSQQSPISNYSNSGLELPLTDGGGVGDLSAIDETPVMDSTISTATTALALQVRRSPAGTKWMEHVKLERLKQVNGVLPRLNPIPPPKAPAVSPLIGNGTQPGTSCSLGGPTPLLPSRSDLSGVDITMLNMLNRRDSSTSTISSAYLSSRRSSGISPCFSSRRSSEASQAEGRPQNVSVADSYDPISTDASRRSSEASQGDGLPSLLSLTPAQQYRLKAKYAAATGGPPPTPLPNMERMSLKTRMALLGDGREPAGTLPPVHPPRRCSDGGAHGHGYGRRPLLPQDAPGNGLRRASDPVRTASESLSLPRVQRFSSLNSFNPPALPPSLEKRNLVLQNYTRPEGGPPRHFHSSPCPPSITENVTLESLTMDPDVNLPDEDLLPDDVVQYLNSQHQAGYEHPFPSAISDDSKVPHGLGLGTGPGDFDPLGLPAGHANQQYRGLEPPCPDASKSDLPIQWNEVSSGSADLSSSKLKCGQRPAGQPARGFGMYSHPGVHPQNPLRGGAGPAGGYPTLGEHDGPFGGAEHLVSHSGGVGPNGAAFHEQTYKAQQYGNCLTRQPGVPSSLDAACGAGLQAAKLKSAPVQGSGSQADFGLPGAPSEPAGSTVSGVPTQDPVGQGYLAHQLLVDSVHHQGASRPGQHMLGQGSATSHIHNYQGLESSLPGPPGVGGQPPGLAAVRGYQPWAGYGGGRRQAGPRGGLALQPGQLSDTSQTCRVNGIKMEMPGQAHQLCPNMQSYSGQFYDQTVGFSQQDMKTGSFSISEANCLLQGASAENSELLSPGANQVTSTVDSLDSHDLEGVQIDFDAIIDDADHASLMSGALSPSIIQNLSHSSSRLTTPRASLPLSVSTTNMAIGDMSSLLTSLAEESKFLAVMQ
- the GLI3 gene encoding transcriptional activator GLI3 isoform X1 translates to MEAQSHSSTTTEKKKVENSIVKCSARTEVSEKAVASSTTSNEDESPGQTYHRERRNAVTMQPQSVQGLGKISEEPSTSSDERASLIKKETHGSLPHLAEPSVPYRGAVFAMDPRNGYMEPHYHPPHLFPAFHPPVPIDARHHEGRYHYDPSPIPPLHVPSALSSSPTYSDLPFIRISPHRNPAAASESPFSPPHPYINPYMDYIRSLHSSPSLSMISAARGLSPTDAPHPGVSPAEYYHQMALLAGQRSPYADIIPSAATAGAGAIHMEYLHAMDSTRFPSPRLSARPSRKRTLSISPLSDHSFDLQTMIRTSPNSLVTILNNSRSSSSASGSYGHLSASAISPALSFTYPSAPVSLHMHQQILSRQQSLGSAFGHSPPLIHPAPTFPTQRPIPGIPTVLNPVQVSSGPSESSQNKPTSESAVSSTGDLVHSKRSKIKPDEDLPSPGPRGQQEQPEGTTLVKEEGDKDESKQEPEVIYETNCHWEGCSREFDTQEQLVHHINNDHIHGEKKEFVCRWLDCSREQKPFKAQYMLVVHMRRHTGEKPHKCTFEGCTKAYSRLENLKTHLRSHTGEKPYVCEHEGCNKAFSNASDRAKHQNRTHSNEKPYVCKIPGCTKRYTDPSSLRKHVKTVHGPEAHVTKKQRGDVHPRPPPPRDSGGHSQPRSPGRQTQGALGEQKDLSNTTSKREECLQVKTVKAERPMTSQPSPGGQSSCSSQQSPISNYSNSGLELPLTDGGGVGDLSAIDETPVMDSTISTATTALALQVRRSPAGTKWMEHVKLERLKQVNGVLPRLNPIPPPKAPAVSPLIGNGTQPGTSCSLGGPTPLLPSRSDLSGVDITMLNMLNRRDSSTSTISSAYLSSRRSSGISPCFSSRRSSEASQAEGRPQNVSVADSYDPISTDASRRSSEASQGDGLPSLLSLTPAQQYRLKAKYAAATGGPPPTPLPNMERMSLKTRMALLGDGREPAGTLPPVHPPRRCSDGGAHGHGYGRRPLLPQDAPGNGLRRASDPVRTASESLSLPRVQRFSSLNSFNPPALPPSLEKRNLVLQNYTRPEGGPPRHFHSSPCPPSITENVTLESLTMDPDVNLPDEDLLPDDVVQYLNSQHQAGYEHPFPSAISDDSKVPHGLGLGTGPGDFDPLGLPAGHANQQYRGLEPPCPDASKSDLPIQWNEVSSGSADLSSSKLKCGQRPAGQPARGFGMYSHPGVHPQNPLRGGAGPAGGYPTLGEHDGPFGGAEHLVSHSGGVGPNGAAFHEQTYKAQQYGNCLTRQPGVPSSLDAACGAGLQAAKLKSAPVQGSGSQADFGLPGAPSEPAGSTVSGVPTQDPVGQGYLAHQLLVDSVHHQGASRPGQHMLGQGSATSHIHNYQGLESSLPGPPGVGGQPPGLAAVRGYQPWAGYGGGRRQAGPRGGLALQPGQLSDTSQTCRVNGIKMEMPGQAHQLCPNMQSYSGQFYDQTVGFSQQDMKTGSFSISEANCLLQGASAENSELLSPGANQVTSTVDSLDSHDLEGVQIDFDAIIDDADHASLMSGALSPSIIQNLSHSSSRLTTPRASLPLSVSTTNMAIGDMSSLLTSLAEESKFLAVMQ